A genomic region of Ensifer adhaerens contains the following coding sequences:
- the pyc gene encoding pyruvate carboxylase: MPISKILVANRSEIAIRVFRAANELGLKTVAIWAEEDKLALHRFKADESYQIGRGPHLGRDLGPIESYLSIDEVIRVAKLSGADAIHPGYGLLSESPEFVDACDAAGIIFIGPRPATMRQLGNKVAARNLAISVGVPVVPATDPLPEDEKEIHRLAAEIGYPVMLKASWGGGGRGMRAIRDPKDLIREVTEAKREAKAAFGKDEVYLEKLVERARHVESQILGDTHGNVVHLFERDCSIQRRNQKVVERAPAPYLSDAQRQELADYSLKIAKATNYVGAGTVEYLMDVSTGKFYFIEVNPRIQVEHTVTEVVTGIDIVKAQIHILDGEAIGTPESGVPDQANIRLNGHALQCRITTEDPEQNFIPDYGRITGYRSAAGFGIRLDGGTAYTGAYITRYYDPLLVKVTASGSTPQEAISRMDRALREFRIRGVATNLTFLEAIIGHEQFRNNTYTTRFIDTTPELFQQVRRQDRATKLLTYLADVTVNGHPEAKGRPKPPADAAKPVVPFIQGDIPAGTKQKLDELGPKKFAEWVRGEKQVFLTDTTMRDGHQSLLATRMRTHDIARVAGTYARALPQLFSLECWGGATFDVSMRFLTEDPWDRLARIREDAPNLLLQMLLRGANGVGYKNYPDNVVKYFVRQAAKGGIDVFRVFDCLNWVDNMRVSMEAVAEENRICEAAICYTGDILNSARPKYDLKYYTALAAELEKAGAHMIAVKDMAGLLKPAAARVLFKALREATDLPIHFHTHDTSGIAAATVLAAVETGVDVVDAAMDALSGNTSQPCLGSIVEALRGSERDPGLDPEWIRRISFYWEAVRYQYAAFESDLKGPASEVYLHEMPGGQFTNLKEQARSLGLETKWHRVAQAYADANQMFGDIVKVTPSSKVVGDMALMMVSQDLTVADVENPAKDIAFPDSVISMLKGDLGQPPGGWPEALQKKALKGEKAYTAVPGSLLPPADLDAERKAIEDKLERKVDDFEFASYLMYPKVFTDYAVAADTYGPVSVLPTPAYFYGLAPGEELQPEIERGKSLVILHQAKSEPDEKGMVKVFFELNGQPRLIKVPDRNRSAASAVRRKAEGGNAAQLGAPMPGVISTVAVAAGQAVKAGDVLLSIEAMKMETALHAEKDGTVSEVLVRAGDQIDAKDLLIVFGA, from the coding sequence TTGCCTATCTCGAAGATCCTTGTTGCCAACCGTTCTGAAATTGCCATCCGCGTTTTCCGCGCTGCAAACGAACTCGGTCTGAAAACGGTCGCGATATGGGCGGAAGAAGATAAACTGGCGCTGCACCGCTTCAAGGCGGACGAAAGTTATCAGATCGGCCGCGGGCCGCACCTTGGCCGCGACCTCGGCCCGATCGAAAGCTATCTGTCGATCGACGAGGTGATCCGCGTCGCCAAGCTCTCGGGCGCCGACGCCATCCATCCGGGTTACGGCCTGCTTTCGGAAAGCCCCGAATTCGTCGATGCCTGTGACGCCGCCGGCATCATCTTCATCGGCCCGCGCCCGGCGACCATGCGCCAGCTCGGCAACAAGGTCGCGGCGCGCAACCTCGCCATTTCCGTCGGCGTGCCGGTCGTGCCGGCCACCGATCCGCTGCCGGAAGACGAAAAGGAAATCCATCGCCTTGCCGCCGAGATCGGCTATCCGGTCATGCTCAAGGCCTCCTGGGGCGGCGGCGGACGCGGCATGCGCGCCATTCGCGACCCGAAGGACCTGATCCGCGAGGTGACCGAAGCCAAGCGCGAGGCCAAGGCCGCCTTCGGCAAGGACGAGGTCTATCTCGAAAAGCTGGTCGAACGCGCCCGCCACGTCGAAAGCCAGATCCTCGGCGATACCCACGGCAATGTCGTGCACCTCTTCGAGCGTGATTGCTCGATCCAGCGCCGCAACCAGAAGGTCGTCGAGCGCGCGCCGGCGCCCTATCTCTCGGATGCGCAGCGCCAGGAACTGGCCGACTATTCGCTGAAGATCGCCAAAGCGACCAACTATGTCGGCGCCGGCACGGTCGAGTATCTGATGGACGTCAGTACCGGCAAATTCTACTTCATCGAAGTAAACCCGCGCATCCAGGTCGAGCACACCGTTACCGAAGTGGTGACCGGCATCGATATCGTCAAGGCGCAGATCCACATTCTCGACGGCGAGGCGATCGGCACGCCGGAATCGGGTGTGCCTGACCAGGCGAACATCCGCCTAAACGGCCACGCGCTGCAGTGCCGCATCACCACCGAGGATCCGGAACAGAACTTCATTCCCGACTACGGCCGTATCACCGGCTATCGCTCGGCGGCCGGCTTCGGCATCCGTCTCGACGGCGGCACGGCCTACACCGGCGCCTACATCACCCGCTACTATGATCCGCTGCTGGTCAAGGTCACGGCTTCGGGCAGCACGCCTCAGGAAGCGATCAGCCGCATGGACCGGGCGCTGCGCGAGTTCCGTATCCGCGGCGTTGCCACCAACCTCACCTTCCTCGAGGCGATCATCGGCCACGAGCAGTTCCGCAACAACACCTACACCACCCGCTTCATCGACACGACGCCGGAGCTTTTCCAGCAGGTCAGGCGCCAGGACCGTGCGACGAAGCTCTTGACCTACCTCGCCGACGTCACCGTCAACGGTCATCCGGAAGCAAAAGGGCGCCCGAAGCCGCCGGCGGATGCAGCCAAGCCCGTCGTGCCGTTCATTCAAGGGGACATTCCGGCCGGCACCAAGCAGAAGCTCGACGAACTCGGCCCGAAGAAATTCGCCGAATGGGTGCGCGGTGAAAAGCAGGTTTTCCTGACCGACACCACCATGCGCGACGGCCATCAGTCACTTCTTGCGACCCGCATGCGCACGCATGACATCGCTCGTGTCGCCGGCACCTACGCTCGCGCCCTGCCGCAGCTCTTCTCGCTCGAATGCTGGGGTGGCGCGACCTTCGACGTCTCCATGCGCTTCCTCACCGAAGACCCGTGGGATCGTCTTGCCCGCATTCGCGAGGATGCGCCGAACCTGCTTCTCCAGATGCTGCTGCGCGGCGCCAATGGCGTCGGCTACAAGAACTACCCCGACAACGTCGTGAAGTACTTCGTCCGCCAGGCGGCGAAGGGCGGCATCGACGTTTTCCGCGTCTTTGACTGCCTCAACTGGGTCGACAACATGCGCGTGTCGATGGAGGCCGTTGCCGAGGAGAATCGCATCTGCGAGGCGGCGATCTGCTATACCGGCGACATCCTCAACTCGGCGCGTCCGAAGTACGATCTCAAGTACTACACGGCGCTGGCGGCCGAGCTGGAAAAGGCCGGCGCGCACATGATCGCCGTCAAGGACATGGCGGGCCTGTTGAAGCCGGCGGCAGCGCGCGTGCTCTTCAAGGCACTGCGCGAAGCGACGGATCTGCCGATCCATTTCCACACGCACGACACCTCGGGCATCGCGGCTGCGACCGTGCTTGCTGCGGTTGAGACCGGCGTCGACGTGGTCGATGCGGCAATGGACGCGCTCTCCGGCAACACCTCGCAGCCCTGCCTCGGTTCTATCGTCGAAGCGCTGCGCGGCTCGGAGCGTGATCCGGGCCTCGACCCCGAATGGATCCGCCGCATCTCCTTCTATTGGGAAGCGGTGCGTTACCAGTACGCCGCCTTCGAAAGCGATCTCAAGGGACCGGCGTCGGAAGTCTACCTGCACGAAATGCCGGGCGGCCAGTTCACCAACCTCAAGGAACAGGCCCGTTCGCTCGGGCTTGAGACCAAGTGGCACCGCGTCGCCCAGGCCTATGCCGATGCCAACCAGATGTTCGGCGATATCGTCAAGGTGACGCCGTCTTCGAAGGTCGTCGGCGACATGGCGCTGATGATGGTTTCCCAGGATCTGACGGTTGCCGACGTCGAGAACCCGGCCAAGGACATCGCCTTCCCGGATTCGGTCATCTCGATGCTGAAGGGCGATCTCGGCCAGCCCCCGGGCGGTTGGCCGGAAGCGCTGCAGAAGAAGGCGCTGAAGGGTGAGAAGGCCTATACCGCCGTTCCGGGTTCGCTGTTACCGCCGGCGGATCTCGACGCGGAGCGCAAGGCGATCGAGGACAAGCTCGAGCGCAAGGTCGACGACTTCGAGTTCGCCTCCTACCTGATGTACCCCAAGGTCTTCACCGACTATGCGGTTGCCGCCGACACATATGGTCCGGTCAGCGTGCTGCCGACCCCGGCCTATTTCTACGGGCTGGCACCGGGCGAGGAGCTGCAGCCGGAAATCGAGCGGGGCAAGTCGCTGGTCATCCTGCACCAGGCCAAGAGCGAGCCGGACGAGAAGGGCATGGTCAAGGTGTTCTTCGAACTCAACGGTCAGCCGCGCCTGATCAAGGTTCCGGATCGCAACCGCAGTGCCGCAAGCGCCGTACGCCGCAAGGCCGAAGGCGGCAATGCAGCCCAACTCGGCGCGCCGATGCCGGGCGTCATCTCGACCGTTGCCGTTGCCGCCGGTCAGGCGGTCAAGGCCGGCGACGTGCTGCTCTCGATCGAGGCGATGAAGATGGAAACGGCACTGCACGCGGAGAAGGACGGCACGGTTTCCGAGGTGCTGGTACGCGCTGGCGATCAGATCGACGCCAAGGACCTGCTGATCGTCTTCGGCGCCTAA
- a CDS encoding helix-turn-helix transcriptional regulator translates to MNITLLVQFLALLEEMKTREEIIPEFERLLDRCGFDFYGVVRQPKPHDNPLRLLLAGRWPEGWPQIYIRKKFVVIDPTIRYLGHAQRGFRWRDTLFAFRSDPHRKRMESMMIEARNHGLYDGYIFPVHGRRGLLGNLTVGGRVVDLSPVEISLFDAIAKRLFWKLLDLTDPEVSAELGSRVEVQMTRREMEALNYLADGMTSNDIGKVLDISSHTVDWYMNGIQEKLKGKNRHHVVAIAFRLGLIS, encoded by the coding sequence ATGAACATTACGCTGCTCGTACAGTTTCTCGCGCTTCTGGAGGAGATGAAGACACGCGAGGAAATCATCCCGGAGTTCGAGCGCCTGCTCGATCGCTGCGGCTTCGATTTCTACGGCGTCGTTCGCCAGCCCAAGCCGCATGACAATCCGCTCAGGCTGCTTCTCGCCGGTCGCTGGCCGGAAGGCTGGCCGCAGATCTACATCCGCAAGAAGTTCGTGGTGATCGACCCGACCATCCGCTACCTCGGCCATGCGCAGCGCGGCTTCCGCTGGCGCGACACACTCTTTGCCTTCCGCTCCGATCCGCATCGCAAGCGCATGGAAAGCATGATGATCGAGGCCCGCAATCACGGTCTCTACGACGGCTATATCTTCCCGGTTCACGGCCGGCGCGGCCTGCTCGGCAACCTTACGGTCGGCGGCCGCGTCGTCGATCTCAGCCCGGTCGAGATCAGCCTCTTTGACGCCATCGCCAAGCGGTTGTTCTGGAAGCTCCTGGACCTGACCGATCCCGAGGTTTCGGCCGAGCTCGGCTCGCGCGTCGAGGTGCAGATGACGCGGCGCGAAATGGAGGCGCTCAACTATCTGGCCGACGGCATGACGTCCAACGACATCGGCAAGGTGCTCGATATTTCGAGCCACACGGTCGACTGGTACATGAACGGCATCCAGGAGAAGCTGAAGGGCAAGAACCGCCATCACGTCGTAGCGATTGCCTTCCGGCTCGGGCTCATCTCCTAG
- a CDS encoding glucan ABC transporter ATP-binding protein/ permease, with protein MSLFQVYARALQYLAVHKFRVSAIVLANIVLAAITIAEPILFGRIIDAISSKGEVTPMLLMWAGLGVFNTVAFVLVAREADRLAHGRRATLLTEAFGRIVSMPLAWHSQRGTSNALHTLLRACETLFGLWLEFMRQHLATAVALMLLVPTAFAMDVRLSLVLVVLGALYVLISKVVMSRTKEGQASVENHYHTVFSHVSDAISNVSVVHSYNRIEAETRELKKFTERLISAQFPVLDWWALASGLNRVASTISMMAILVIGTVLVQRGELGVGEVIAFIGFANLLIGRLDQMKAFVTQIFEARAKLEDFFQLEDAVRERDEPAGATELPTVAGEVEFRNVSFDFANTNQGVHNVSFTAKAGQTIAIVGPTGAGKTTLVNLLQRVHDPRDGQILIDGNDIAKVTRKSLRRSIATVFQDAGLMNRSISDNIRLGRDDATIEEVMAAAEAAAACDFIEGRTTGYDTVVGERGNRLSGGERQRVAIARAILKNAPILVLDEATSALDVETEARVKDAIDALRKNRTTFIIAHRLSTVREADLVIFMDQGRVVEMGGFNELSQSNGRFAALLRASGILTDEDVRASHTAA; from the coding sequence GTGTCATTGTTCCAGGTGTATGCAAGAGCGCTCCAGTATCTTGCGGTTCACAAGTTCCGTGTCTCGGCGATCGTTCTTGCCAACATCGTTCTGGCAGCCATCACGATTGCCGAACCGATCCTGTTCGGTCGCATCATCGACGCCATTTCGTCGAAGGGCGAAGTCACGCCGATGCTGCTCATGTGGGCCGGCCTCGGCGTCTTCAACACCGTCGCTTTCGTGCTTGTCGCCCGCGAGGCGGACAGGCTGGCGCATGGCCGCCGCGCAACGCTCCTGACGGAAGCCTTCGGCCGTATCGTTTCCATGCCGCTCGCCTGGCATAGCCAGCGCGGCACGTCGAACGCGCTGCACACGCTGCTGCGCGCCTGCGAAACTCTCTTCGGCCTCTGGCTCGAATTCATGCGTCAGCACCTGGCGACGGCCGTCGCCCTCATGCTGCTCGTGCCAACCGCCTTCGCCATGGATGTGCGCCTGTCGCTCGTTCTCGTCGTGCTCGGCGCGCTCTATGTGCTGATCAGCAAGGTGGTGATGAGCCGCACCAAGGAAGGGCAGGCTTCGGTCGAGAACCACTACCACACGGTTTTCTCGCACGTCTCCGACGCCATCAGCAACGTTTCGGTGGTGCACAGCTACAACCGCATCGAGGCTGAAACCCGCGAGCTGAAGAAGTTCACCGAACGCCTGATCTCCGCCCAGTTCCCGGTACTCGACTGGTGGGCGCTGGCAAGCGGGCTGAACCGCGTCGCCTCCACCATTTCGATGATGGCGATCCTCGTCATCGGCACCGTACTGGTACAGCGCGGCGAACTCGGCGTCGGCGAAGTCATCGCCTTCATCGGTTTTGCCAACCTGTTGATCGGCCGCCTCGACCAGATGAAGGCCTTCGTGACGCAGATCTTCGAAGCCCGTGCCAAGCTTGAGGACTTCTTCCAGCTCGAGGATGCCGTCCGCGAGCGGGATGAGCCGGCAGGTGCGACCGAACTGCCGACCGTTGCCGGCGAAGTCGAGTTCCGCAATGTCTCCTTCGACTTTGCCAACACGAACCAGGGCGTGCACAACGTCTCGTTCACGGCAAAGGCCGGCCAGACGATCGCCATCGTCGGCCCGACGGGTGCCGGCAAGACGACGCTCGTCAACCTGCTGCAGCGCGTCCACGACCCGCGTGACGGCCAGATCCTGATCGACGGCAACGATATCGCGAAGGTGACGCGCAAGTCGCTGCGCCGCTCGATCGCCACCGTCTTCCAGGATGCGGGCCTGATGAACCGCTCGATCTCGGACAATATCCGCCTCGGCCGTGACGATGCGACGATCGAGGAAGTCATGGCCGCCGCGGAAGCTGCCGCCGCCTGCGACTTCATCGAGGGCCGCACGACCGGTTACGACACTGTGGTCGGCGAACGCGGCAACCGCCTGTCGGGCGGCGAACGCCAGCGTGTGGCCATCGCCCGCGCCATCCTCAAGAACGCACCGATCCTGGTGCTCGACGAGGCGACCAGCGCGCTCGACGTCGAAACCGAGGCCCGCGTGAAGGATGCGATCGACGCGCTGCGCAAGAACCGCACGACCTTCATCATCGCCCACCGCCTGTCGACGGTGCGCGAGGCCGACCTGGTGATCTTCATGGATCAGGGCCGGGTCGTCGAAATGGGCGGCTTCAACGAACTCAGCCAGAGCAACGGCCGCTTCGCAGCCCTGCTCCGTGCCAGCGGCATCCTGACGGACGAGGACGTCCGCGCGAGCCACACGGCAGCTTAA
- a CDS encoding LysE family translocator, whose amino-acid sequence MPDISTLAVFAAASLVLTATPGPDMLLIASRSVSQGRAAGFLTYAGIAAGTYCHALAAALGLSQLFVTVPVAYEIVRWAGCAYLLYLAYKTIRSDASSASPLSTLKRLSNRRIFGEGLMTNLLNPKMALFVLALFPQFVDPKSGSMGAQMLLLATVLNGIGLLVNGSVILVGSHLRARLSGFRRFPKLPQYLLATVFTALACRLALGARN is encoded by the coding sequence ATGCCGGATATCTCCACACTCGCAGTTTTCGCCGCGGCGAGCCTCGTACTGACCGCCACGCCCGGTCCCGACATGCTGCTCATCGCTTCTCGCAGCGTGAGCCAGGGGCGCGCAGCCGGGTTCCTGACTTATGCAGGTATCGCAGCGGGCACCTATTGCCACGCGTTGGCCGCAGCACTCGGCCTTTCCCAGCTTTTCGTCACCGTGCCTGTTGCCTATGAGATCGTGCGCTGGGCGGGCTGCGCCTATTTGCTCTATCTCGCCTACAAGACCATCCGGTCGGACGCGTCGAGCGCATCACCGCTTTCGACGCTCAAGCGGCTTTCCAATAGGCGGATCTTCGGGGAGGGGTTGATGACCAACCTGCTCAATCCGAAGATGGCGCTCTTCGTATTGGCGCTGTTCCCACAGTTCGTGGACCCGAAGAGTGGGTCGATGGGCGCGCAGATGCTTCTTCTGGCGACCGTGTTGAACGGGATCGGCCTCCTGGTGAACGGCTCGGTGATCCTGGTCGGCAGTCATCTGCGCGCGCGGCTTTCTGGCTTCCGGCGTTTCCCGAAGCTGCCGCAATACCTTCTCGCCACCGTATTCACGGCGCTTGCCTGCCGGCTTGCCCTTGGCGCCAGGAACTAG
- a CDS encoding OpgC family protein codes for MLQKTFQGGVNPTSARMVPKERDTRLDVFRALCLLTIFVNHVPGQYLEYLTHKNFGFSDSAEAFVLISGLSVGIAYGGKFAAGGRLAMTLKIWRRALALYIAHIMTSIVTLAIFAAGAIYFGRQDLISEINIRPMVERTEQGIVAMVLLGHQLGYNNILSMYAALFLMLPGILWLNGVSKKSLLLLSAALWLTAGVFKFVPSNFLDEGYWFLNPWSWQFLFVIGIVLMTFVRNGGQLPRWPWLIVLSGAYLAVSAVWVLFSLWSIDLSFGLPAVLTGFDKTFLSGPRLLHVLALAYIIAVTPRLSNLAKLDSDHPLSVVGRHSLPIFIFGTILAMSGQVLLFVTGRNPIFGSLFVLAGIGLHFAYAYYLEWLRGIATAKPLRAA; via the coding sequence ATGCTGCAAAAGACTTTTCAGGGTGGTGTCAACCCGACGTCCGCCCGAATGGTTCCCAAGGAGCGTGACACACGCCTCGACGTGTTCAGGGCGCTGTGTCTGTTGACGATCTTCGTCAACCACGTTCCGGGACAATATCTCGAATATCTGACGCACAAGAACTTCGGCTTCTCCGATTCCGCAGAAGCCTTCGTGCTGATTTCTGGCCTCTCGGTCGGGATTGCCTATGGCGGCAAGTTCGCCGCCGGCGGACGGCTGGCAATGACGCTCAAGATCTGGCGCCGGGCGCTGGCGCTCTATATCGCCCACATCATGACCAGCATCGTGACGCTGGCGATCTTTGCGGCAGGTGCGATCTATTTCGGCCGGCAGGATCTGATCAGCGAGATCAACATTCGTCCAATGGTGGAACGAACGGAACAGGGCATCGTCGCCATGGTGCTGCTCGGGCATCAGCTCGGCTACAACAACATCCTGTCGATGTATGCGGCGCTGTTCCTGATGCTGCCGGGAATTCTCTGGCTGAACGGTGTCAGCAAGAAATCGCTGCTCTTGCTCTCGGCCGCGTTGTGGCTGACCGCAGGCGTCTTCAAATTCGTGCCGTCGAACTTCCTCGACGAGGGCTATTGGTTCCTCAATCCCTGGTCCTGGCAGTTTCTGTTCGTCATCGGCATCGTCCTGATGACCTTCGTGCGCAATGGCGGACAGCTGCCACGATGGCCCTGGCTTATCGTCCTGTCGGGCGCCTATCTCGCGGTTTCCGCCGTCTGGGTGCTCTTCTCCCTCTGGAGCATCGACCTCTCCTTCGGTCTTCCAGCGGTCCTGACCGGCTTCGACAAGACCTTCCTGTCGGGGCCCCGGCTGCTGCACGTGCTGGCGCTCGCCTATATCATTGCGGTGACGCCCCGGCTCAGCAACCTCGCCAAACTCGACAGCGATCATCCGCTCTCCGTCGTCGGGCGTCACTCCCTGCCGATCTTCATATTCGGCACGATCCTGGCGATGTCCGGCCAGGTATTGCTGTTCGTCACCGGGCGAAATCCGATCTTCGGCAGCCTCTTCGTGCTCGCCGGCATAGGACTGCATTTCGCCTACGCCTATTATCTCGAATGGCTGCGCGGCATCGCTACGGCAAAGCCGCTGCGGGCGGCGTAA